The following are from one region of the Penaeus chinensis breed Huanghai No. 1 chromosome 5, ASM1920278v2, whole genome shotgun sequence genome:
- the LOC125025979 gene encoding cuticle protein CP14.6-like yields the protein MKFLILACVAAVAVAAPQYSYDGPRAASSEEREFVPILKDDRVHEEDGTYNFEFEAANGISFSQAGSPDGDEDAVIKAGEYSYTAPDGTEIHLTYVADENGFQPQGDHLPVAPEFPHPIPQFVLDQIAKAAEEDRNRPRSDDSDEVSAPSSLYGRPN from the exons ATGAAGTTC CTGATCCTCGCCTGTGTCGCCGCTGTGGCCGTTGCCGCCCCTCAGTACAGCTACGATGGTCCTCGTGCTGCGTCCAGTGAGGAGCGCGAGTTCGTGCCAATCCTTAAGGACGACCGCGTTCACGAGGAAGATGGAACTTACAACTTCGAGTTCGAAGCTGCCAACGGCATCAGCTTCTCTCAGGCTGGATCCCCCGACGGTGATGAAGACGCTGTGATCAAGGCTGGAGAATACTC GTACACTGCTCCTGACGGAACTGAAATCCACCTTACCTACGtggctgacgagaacggcttccagcctcaGGGCGACCATCTCCCAGTGgcccccgagttcccccacccaatccctcagttcgtcctcgaccagatcgcaaAGGCCGCCGAGGAGGACCGCAACCGCCCCCGCAGCGACGACTCCGATGAAGTTTCCGCCCCATCCAGCCTCTACGGACGCCCTAACTAA
- the LOC125025459 gene encoding cuticle protein AMP1A-like — protein MKFLILACVAAVAVAAPQYSYGVPSAESSEEVAAPQTSYGAPRAASSEEVEFIPILKDDRVHEEDGTYNFDFEAANGISFSQAGSPDGDDDAVIKAGEYSYTAPDGTEVHVKYVADENGFQPQSDILPVAPAFPHPIPQFVLDQIAFAAEEDAAAARAAEEDSDEVAAPSTLYGRPN, from the exons ATGAAATTC CTGATCCTCGCCTGTGTTGCCGCCGTGGCCGTCGCTGCTCCCCAGTACAGCTATGGGGTTCCTTCTGCTGAGTCTAGCGAGGAAGTCGCTGCTCCCCAGACCAGCTATGGCGCTCCCCGTGCTGCGTCTAGCGAGGAGGTCGAGTTCATACCGATCCTCAAGGACGACCGCGTCCACGAGGAAGACGGAACTTACAACTTCGATTTCGAAGCTGCCAACGGCATCAGCTTCTCCCAGGCTGGATCCCCTGACGGTGATGACGACGCCGTGATCAAGGCTGGAGAATACTC TTACACCGCTCCTGACGGCACTGAAGTCCATGTCAAGTACGTggccgacgagaacggcttccagccccagtccgaCATCCTCCCCGTGGCGCCCGctttcccccacccgatccctcagttcgtcctcgaccagattgccttcgccgctgaggaggatgccgccgccgcccgcgccgctgAGGAAGATTCCGACGAAGTTGCCGCTCCATCCACTCTCTACGGCCGCCCCAACTAA
- the LOC125025460 gene encoding cuticle protein AMP1A-like — MSAGVLCAGKLILACVAAVAVAAPQYSYGVPSAESSEEVAAPQTSYGAPRAASSEEVEFVPILKDDRVHEEDGTYNFDFEAANGIRFSQAGSPDGDDDAVIKAGEYSYTAPDGTEVHVKYVADENGFQPQSDVLPVAPAFPHPIPQCDP, encoded by the exons atgtc GGCCGGAGTTTTGTGCGCAGGGAAG CTGATCCTCGCCTGTGTTGCCGCTGTGGCCGTCGCCGCTCCCCAGTACAGCTATGGGGTTCCTTCTGCTGAGTCTAGCGAGGAAGTCGCTGCTCCCCAGACCAGCTATGGCGCTCCTCGTGCTGCATCCAGTGAGGAGGTCGAGTTCGTGCCAATCCTCAAGGACGACCGCGTCCACGAGGAAGACGGAACTTACAACTTCGACTTCGAAGCTGCCAACGGCATCCGCTTCTCCCAGGCTGGATCCCCCGACGGTGATGACGACGCCGTGATCAAGGCTGGAGAATACTC TTACACCGCTCCTGATGGCACTGAAGTACATGTCAAGTACGTggccgacgagaacggcttccagccccagtccgaCGTCCTCCCCGTGGCCCCCGctttcccccacccgatccctca GTGTGATCCTTAG
- the LOC125025461 gene encoding cuticle protein AMP1A-like, which produces MNFLILACVAAVAVAAPQYSYGVPSAESSEEVAAPQTSYGAPRDASSEEVEFVPILKDDRVHEEDGTYNFDFEAANGIRFSQAGSPDGDDDAVVKAGEYSYTAPDGTEVHVKFVADENGFQPQSDVLPVAPAFPHPIPQFVLDQIAFAAEEDAAAARAAEEDSDEVAAPSTLYGRPN; this is translated from the exons ATGAACTTC TTGATCCTTGCCTGTGTTGCCGCCGTAGCCGTCGCTGCTCCACAGTACAGCTATGGGGTTCCTTCTGCTGAGTCTAGCGAGGAAGTCGCTGCTCCCCAGACCAGCTATGGCGCTCCTCGTGATGCGTCCAGTGAGGAGGTCGAGTTCGTGCCAATCCTCAAGGACGACCGCGTTCACGAGGAAGACGGAACTTATAACTTTGACTTCGAAGCTGCCAATGGTATCCGCTTCTCCCAGGCTGGATCCCCCGACGGTGATGACGACGCTGTGGTCAAGGCCGGAGAATACtc ATACACCGCTCCCGACGGTACTGAGGTCCATGTAAAGTTCGtggctgacgagaacggcttccagccccagtccgaCGTCCTCCCCGTGGCCCCCGCTTTCCCTcacccgatccctcagttcgtcctcgaccagatcgccttcgccgccgaggaggacgccgccgccgcccgtgcCGCTGAGGAAGATTCTGACGAAGTTGCCGCCCCATCTACTCTCTACGGCCGCCCCAACTAA
- the LOC125025463 gene encoding cuticle protein AM1199-like, with protein MKFLILACVAAVAVAAPQYSYGAPSAESSEEVAAPQTSYGAPRAASSEEVEFVPILKDDRVHEEDGTYNFDFEAANGIRFSQAGSPDGDEDAVIKAGEYSYTTPDGTEVHVKYVADENGFQPQSDVLPVAPAFPHPIPQVKVKVMGGNGRRLTIDKVNMDVTALPAI; from the exons ATGAAATTC CTGATCCTCGCCTGTGTTGCCGCTGTGGCCGTCGCCGCTCCCCAGTACAGCTATGGGGCTCCTTCTGCTGAGTCTAGCGAGGAAGTCGCTGCTCCTCAGACCAGCTATGGTGCTCCTCGTGCTGCATCCAGTGAGGAGGTCGAGTTCGTGCCAATCCTCAAGGACGACCGCGTCCACGAGGAAGACGGAACTTACAACTTCGATTTCGAAGCTGCCAACGGCATCCGTTTCTCACAAGCTGGATCCCCCGACGGTGATGAGGACGCCGTGATCAAGGCTGGAGAATACTC TTACACCACTCCTGACGGCACTGAAGTCCATGTCAAGTACGTggccgacgagaacggcttccagccccagtccgaCGTCCTCCCCGTGGCCCCCGctttcccccacccgatccctca GGTAAAGGTAAAGGTCATGGGAGGTAATGGGAGGAGACTAACCATAGACAAGGTTAATATGGATGTTACTGCGCTACCGGCAATATAA
- the LOC125025464 gene encoding cuticle protein AMP1A-like, whose protein sequence is MNFLILACVAAVAVAAPQYSYGVPSAESSEEVAAPQTSYGAPRDASSEEVEFVPILKDDRVHEEDGTYNFDFEAANGIRFSQSGSPDGDDDAVVKAGEYSYTAPDGTEVHVKFVADENGFQPQSDVLPVAPAFPHPIPQFVLDQIAFAAEEDAAAARAAEEDSDEVAAPSTLYGRPN, encoded by the exons ATGAACTTC TTGATCCTTGCCTGTGTTGCCGCCGTAGCCGTCGCTGCTCCCCAGTACAGCTATGGGGTTCCTTCTGCTGAGTCTAGCGAGGAAGTCGCTGCTCCCCAGACCAGCTATGGCGCTCCTCGTGATGCGTCCAGTGAGGAGGTCGAGTTCGTGCCAATCCTCAAGGACGACCGCGTTCACGAGGAAGACGGAACTTACAACTTCGACTTCGAAGCTGCCAATGGTATCCGCTTCTCCCAGTCTGGATCCCCCGACGGTGATGACGACGCTGTGGTCAAGGCCGGAGAATACtc ATACACCGCTCCCGACGGTACTGAGGTCCATGTAAAGTTCGtggctgacgagaacggcttccagccccagtccgaCGTCCTCCCCGTGGCCCCCGctttcccccacccgatccctcagttcgtcctcgaccagatcgccttcgccgccgaggaggacgccgccgccgcccgcgccgctgAGGAAGATTCCGACGAAGTTGCCGCCCCATCTACTCTCTACGGCCGCCCCAACTAA
- the LOC125025465 gene encoding cuticle protein AMP1A-like, with product MNFLILACVAAVAVAAPQYSYGVPSAESSEEVAAPQTSYGAPRAASSEEVEFVPILKDDRVHEEDGTYNFDFEAANGIRFSQSGSPDGDDDAVVKAGEYSYTAPDGTEVHVKFVADENGFQPQSDVLPVAPAFPHPIPQFVLDQIAFAAEEDAAAARAAEEDSDEVAAPSTFYGRPN from the exons ATGAACTTC TTGATCCTCGCCTGTGTTGCCGCCGTGGCCGTCGCTGCTCCCCAGTACAGCTATGGGGTTCCTTCTGCTGAGTCTAGCGAGGAAGTCGCTGCTCCCCAGACCAGCTATGGCGCTCCTCGTGCTGCGTCCAGTGAGGAGGTCGAGTTCGTGCCAATCCTTAAGGACGACCGCGTTCACGAGGAAGACGGAACTTACAACTTCGACTTCGAAGCTGCCAATGGTATCCGCTTCTCCCAGTCTGGATCCCCCGACGGTGATGACGACGCTGTGGTCAAGGCCGGAGAATACTc ATACACCGCTCCCGACGGTACTGAGGTCCATGTAAAGTTTGtggctgacgagaacggcttccagccccagtccgaCGTCCTCCCCGTGGCCCCCGctttcccccacccgatccctcagttcgtcctcgaccagatcgccttcgccgccgaggaggacgccgccgccgcccgcgccgctgAGGAAGATTCCGACGAAGTTGCCGCCCCATCTACTTTCTACGGCCGCCCCAACTAA
- the LOC125025466 gene encoding endocuticle structural glycoprotein SgAbd-9-like — protein MTECAPKRVKVKVMGGNGRRLTIDKVNMDDVTALLLILACVAAVAVAAPQYSYGVPSAESSEEVAAPQTSYGAPRDASSEEVEFVPILKDDRVHEEDGTYNFDFEAANGIRFSQAGSPDGDDDAVVKAGEYSYTAPDGTEVHVKFVADENGFQPQSDVLPVAPAFPHPIPQFVLDQIAFAAEEDAAAARAAEEDSDEVAAPSTFYGRPN, from the exons ATGACTGAATGTGCGCCGAAACG GGTAAAGGTAAAGGTCATGGGAGGTAATGGGAGGAGACTAACCATAGACAAGGTTAATATGGATGACGTTACTGCGCTACTG TTGATCCTTGCCTGTGTTGCCGCCGTGGCCGTCGCTGCTCCACAGTACAGCTATGGGGTTCCTTCTGCTGAGTCTAGCGAGGAAGTCGCTGCTCCCCAGACCAGCTATGGCGCTCCTCGTGATGCGTCCAGTGAGGAGGTCGAGTTCGTGCCAATCCTCAAGGACGACCGCGTTCACGAGGAAGACGGAACTTACAACTTTGACTTCGAAGCTGCCAATGGTATCCGCTTCTCCCAGGCTGGATCCCCCGACGGTGATGACGACGCTGTGGTCAAGGCCGGAGAAtactc ATACACCGCTCCTGACGGTACTGAGGTCCATGTAAAGTTCGtggctgacgagaacggcttccagccccagtccgaCGTCCTCCCCGTGGCCCCCGctttcccccacccgatccctcagttcgtcctcgaccagatcgccttcgccgccgaggaggacgccgccgccgcccgcgccgctgAGGAAGATTCCGACGAAGTTGCCGCCCCATCTACTTTCTACGGCCGCCCCAACTAA
- the LOC125025467 gene encoding cuticle protein AMP1A-like, with product MNFLILARVAAVAIAAPQYSYGVPSAESSEEVAAPQTSYGAPRGASSEEVEFVPILKDDRVHEEDGTYNFDFEAANGIRFSQAGSPEGDEDAVIKAGEYSYTAPDGTEVHVKFVADENGFQPQSDVLPVAPAFPHPIPQFVLDQIAFAAEEDAAAARAAEEDSDEVTAPSTLYGRPN from the exons ATGAACTTC TTGATCCTTGCCCGTGTTGCCGCCGTGGCCATCGCCGCTCCCCAGTACAGTTATGGGGTTCCTTCTGCTGAGTCTAGCGAGGAAGTCGCTGCTCCCCAGACTAGCTATGGCGCTCCTCGTGGGGCGTCCAGCGAGGAGGTCGAGTTCGTGCCAATCCTCAAGGACGACCGTGTCCACGAGGAAGATGGAACTTATAATTTCGATTTCGAAGCTGCCAACGGCATCCGTTTCTCTCAGGCTGGATCTCCCGAAGGTGATGAGGATGCTGTGATCAAGGCCGGAGAATACTC ATACACCGCTCCCGACGGCACTGAGGTCCATGTAAAGTTTGTGGCTGACGAaaacggcttccagccccagtccgaCGTCCTCCCCGTGGCTCCCGCGTTCCCTcacccgatccctcagttcgtccttgaccagatcgccttcgccgccgaggaggacgccgccgccgcccgcgccgctgAGGAAGATTCCGATGAAGTTACCGCCCCATCCACTCTCTATGGCCGCCCTAACTAA